One window from the genome of Rhodospirillales bacterium RIFCSPLOWO2_02_FULL_58_16 encodes:
- a CDS encoding flagellar basal body rod protein FlgC — protein sequence MDDLMKTMRISSSAMKAQGTRLRVISENVANADSMAKGPGQLPYQRKTVTFKNVLDRNVGLNVVKVNNIGTDKSEFEKRFDPNHPAADVDGYVQIPNVNPLIEMMDMREAQRSYDANLNVVKASKQILKDTIDLLR from the coding sequence ATGGATGATCTTATGAAAACAATGCGGATTTCCTCGTCCGCCATGAAGGCGCAAGGAACGCGCCTCCGCGTCATTTCCGAGAACGTCGCCAACGCCGACTCCATGGCCAAAGGGCCGGGACAGCTTCCCTATCAACGCAAGACGGTGACCTTCAAGAACGTGCTGGACCGCAATGTCGGCCTGAATGTGGTCAAGGTGAATAACATCGGAACCGATAAATCAGAATTCGAGAAGCGCTTTGATCCCAATCATCCGGCGGCGGACGTTGACGGCTATGTCCAGATTCCCAACGTCAATCCGTTGATCGAGATGATGGACATGAGGGAGGCTCAACGCTCATACGACGCCAATTTGAACGTCGTCAAGGCATCCAAGCAGATACTTAAAGACACCATCGACCTTCTTCGCTGA
- a CDS encoding flagellar hook-basal body complex protein FliE, whose translation MALPVQNITGAINAYASTQRGTALGLGARDAVPVNTFGNLVQNAIQKAIDINKQSESLSIAAINDRADLNQVVTAVSEAELSLQAVTAVRDKVIEAYREILRMPM comes from the coding sequence ATGGCACTTCCCGTTCAGAACATAACCGGCGCCATCAACGCCTACGCAAGCACCCAGCGGGGAACCGCGCTCGGATTGGGCGCCCGCGACGCCGTTCCGGTCAACACCTTCGGCAATCTGGTTCAGAACGCCATACAGAAGGCTATCGATATCAACAAGCAAAGCGAGTCCCTCTCCATCGCCGCCATTAATGACCGCGCCGACCTGAATCAGGTAGTGACCGCCGTCAGCGAAGCGGAGTTGAGCTTGCAGGCGGTGACGGCGGTGCGCGACAAGGTTATCGAAGCCTACAGGGAAATTCTCAGGATGCCGATGTAA
- a CDS encoding flagellar biosynthetic protein FliQ, with protein sequence MDEVAVLEIGRDALGVILWTSGPIMVAGLIVGLIISLFQALTTIQEMTLTFVPKILVIFVAIIIFLPYMMTTVLEFSRRLFDHMTALS encoded by the coding sequence ATGGATGAGGTGGCCGTACTTGAAATCGGGCGCGACGCCCTGGGCGTTATCCTGTGGACATCGGGGCCGATCATGGTGGCGGGACTTATCGTCGGTCTGATTATCTCCCTGTTTCAGGCACTGACCACCATTCAGGAAATGACGCTGACTTTTGTTCCGAAGATTCTGGTTATTTTCGTCGCCATTATTATTTTCCTTCCTTACATGATGACAACGGTTCTTGAATTCTCCCGGCGGCTTTTCGATCACATGACCGCGTTAAGCTGA
- a CDS encoding flagellar biosynthesis protein FlhB: MAEDDSQKTEDPTGKRLDKAREKGQVANSTEVKNLAIIMAGTAAVYMMIPDMMRGVTTMSYKFIEMPHAVPMDFEHLRFMFANVAIDAGILMWPFLVLLVITAIVANVAQVGLLWATDKISIKWSNVSLLGGIKKKFSMTTVTEFVKGIMKLIVTGVVSFSLALPMLDDLAVIAEMELSLSLERIYDISILLLMGTIMVMTAVAAMDYAYTKYSHTKSMKMSKQEVKDENKESQGDPLIKSRIRKLRYEHARKRMMAAVPRADVIITNPTHYAVALEYKVKDMTAPRLLAKGVDSLAFRIREVAEEHNIPIIENPPLARALYATVELDEEIPEEHYKAVAEVIGYIMRLRGDLPMQ; the protein is encoded by the coding sequence ATGGCTGAAGACGATTCACAAAAAACAGAAGACCCTACGGGCAAAAGGCTTGATAAGGCCCGGGAAAAGGGTCAGGTCGCCAATTCGACCGAGGTCAAGAATCTGGCGATCATCATGGCCGGCACGGCGGCGGTGTACATGATGATTCCCGATATGATGCGCGGCGTAACCACTATGTCGTACAAGTTCATTGAAATGCCTCACGCCGTGCCCATGGATTTCGAGCATCTTCGCTTTATGTTTGCCAATGTCGCCATAGACGCCGGAATCCTTATGTGGCCGTTTCTGGTCCTGCTGGTCATTACCGCCATTGTCGCCAACGTGGCGCAAGTCGGCCTGCTGTGGGCGACGGACAAGATCAGCATTAAATGGAGCAATGTCTCCCTTCTCGGCGGCATCAAGAAGAAATTTTCGATGACCACCGTCACTGAGTTCGTCAAAGGAATCATGAAGCTTATCGTTACCGGAGTGGTGTCTTTCAGTTTGGCTTTGCCGATGCTTGACGATCTTGCCGTGATCGCGGAGATGGAGTTAAGCCTGTCCCTTGAGCGCATCTATGATATCTCCATCCTGCTTTTAATGGGCACCATCATGGTGATGACGGCGGTCGCGGCGATGGACTATGCCTACACAAAGTATTCGCACACAAAGTCGATGAAGATGTCCAAGCAGGAAGTCAAGGATGAGAACAAGGAATCCCAGGGCGATCCGCTGATCAAATCCCGCATCCGCAAACTTCGTTATGAGCACGCCCGAAAGCGCATGATGGCGGCGGTGCCCAGGGCCGACGTGATTATCACCAACCCGACCCATTACGCGGTTGCTCTGGAGTATAAGGTAAAGGACATGACGGCGCCGAGGCTGCTTGCCAAGGGCGTCGATTCGCTTGCTTTCCGCATTCGTGAGGTTGCCGAGGAACATAATATTCCGATTATCGAGAACCCGCCTCTGGCGCGCGCCCTTTACGCCACCGTCGAGCTTGATGAAGAAATTCCGGAAGAGCATTACAAGGCGGTGGCGGAAGTTATCGGCTATATTATGCGCCTGAGGGGCGATCTGCCCATGCAGTGA